Proteins found in one Sorghum bicolor cultivar BTx623 chromosome 1, Sorghum_bicolor_NCBIv3, whole genome shotgun sequence genomic segment:
- the LOC8062472 gene encoding CBL-interacting protein kinase 7, protein MAGTKSKSSTKAGSPLLGKYELGHLLGRGNFAKVYHARCLAGGDPVAVKVLDKPELSATGMAARLLREVSAMRRLSHPNVLRLHEVLATRSKVYLVMELAPGGDLLSRLASLPSRRLPEHAARRVFLQLASALIYSHARGVFHRDVKPQNVLLDADGNLKVSDFGLAALPDSLRDDGHLHTACGTPAFAAPEVLRRKAYDGAKADAWSCGVILFVLLAGHLPFDDANIADMCRKAHRREYTVPRWVSQPARRLVARLLDPNPATRLAVAELASHPWFKRSLSVDSQLGGLLGGQAERELAFQAPPALNAFDIISMSPGLDLSGLFGESRRSREKRFMTTASPEQTVERLGHAGAKLGYFMVGKKGVERLPLGGLSGLVAMSMEMSEVSHELMLVELRLEGGDGDEADAFGWEELRVELGDVVTAWHVCEEAARPRSGAGSRGGGALGCKCLFGLGVPELAVIAGVAALVFGPKQLPEIGRSIGKTVKSFQQAAKEFESELKKEPGEGDDQPPPATPAAVSGGEEKKGLEASSSKEST, encoded by the exons ATGGCCGGCACCAAGAGCAAATCGTCCACCAAGGCCGGCTCGCCGCTCCTCGGCAAGTACGAGCTCGGCCACCTCCTCGGCCGGGGCAACTTCGCCAAGGTATACCACGCGCGCTGCCTCGCCGGTGGCGACCCCGTGGCCGTGAAGGTGCTGGACAAGCCGGAGCTGTCCGCCACGGGCATGGCGGCGCGGCTCCTGCGCGAGGTCTCCGCCATGCGGCGCCTGAGCCACCCCAACGTGCTCCGCCTCCACGAGGTGCTGGCCACGCGGTCCAAGGTGTACCTCGTCATGGAGCTGGCCCCGGGCGGGGACCTACTGTCCCGCCTCGCCTCCCTGCCGTCGCGGAGGCTCCCCGAGCACGCGGCGCGGCGCGTGTTCCTGCAGCTGGCGTCGGCGCTCATCTACAGCCACGCGCGCGGGGTGTTCCACCGCGACGTGAAGCCGCAGAACGTGCTCCTGGACGCCGACGGCAACCTCAAGGTGTCCGACTTCGGCCTCGCCGCGCTCCCGGACTCGCTCCGCGACGACGGCCACCTGCACACGGCGTGCGGCACCCCGGCGTTCGCGGCGCCCGAGGTGCTCCGCCGCAAGGCCTACGACGGCGCCAAGGCCGACGCGTGGTCCTGCGGCGTCATCCTCTTCGTCCTCCTCGCGGGCCACCTCCCCTTCGACGACGCCAACATCGCCGACATGTGCCGCAAGGCGCACCGCCGGGAGTACACGGTGCCACGCTGGGTGTCGCAGCCGGCGCGCCGACTCGTGGCGCGCCTGCTGGACCCGAACCCGGCGACgcgcctcgccgtcgcggagctgGCCAGCCACCCCTGGTTCAAGCGCTCGCTCAGCGTGGACTCCCAGCTCGGGGGCCTGCTGGGCGGCCAGGCGGAGCGCGAGCTGGCGTTCCAGGCCCCGCCGGCGCTCAACGCCTTCGACATCATCTCCATGTCCCCCGGGCTCGACCTGTCGGGGCTGTTCGGCGAGAGCAGGCGCAGCCGCGAGAAGCGGTTCATGACCACGGCGTCGCCCGAGCAGACGGTGGAGCGGCTCGGGCACGCCGGCGCCAAGCTCGGCTACTTCATGGTGGGGAAGAAGGGAGTGGAGCGCCTGCCGCTGGGCGGCCTGTCGGGTCTCGTGGCCATGTCCATGGAGATGTCGGAGGTGTCGCACGAGCTGATGCTAGTGGAGCTGAGGCTGgagggcggcgacggcgacgaggcCGATGCGTTCGGGTGGGAGGAGCTCCGGGTGGAGCTGGGCGACGTCGTGACAGCATGGCACGTGTGCGAAGAAG CCGCGCGGCCCAGGAGCGGGGCGGGCTCCCGGGGAGGCGGCGCGCTCGGGTGCAAGTGCCTCTTCGGGCTCGGGGTGCCGGAGCTCGCCGTCATCGCCGGCGTCGCCGCGCTCGTGTTCGGGCCCAAGCAGCTCCCCGAGATCGGCCGCAGCATCGGAAAGACCGTCAAGAGCTTCCAGCAG GCGGCTAAGGAGTTTGAGTCTGAACTGAAGAAAGAGCCTGGGGAAGGGGACGATCAACCCCCACCTGCGACCCCCGCGGCGGTAAGTGGtggggaggagaagaaggggCTTGAGGCATCAAGCAGCAAGGAGAGCACGTGA
- the LOC8062245 gene encoding auxin-responsive protein IAA12: METTVVGDLMATELRLGLPGTVDDSCSLQSQVKATTPRGKKRATTDAAVEDAAAAEEATNKRDDAEAAPPAAKAPVVGWPPVRSYRKSCFQQAISSKQQVSKQAAKDEAAAASPSCTAPSVAAANTTASVGGGSFVKVSMDGAPYLRKVDLRMYKGYRELREALEAMFVSSNSGSANLSEFAVTYEDKDGDLMLVGDVPFEMFTSTCKKLRIMKRSEATGLGSARQ, translated from the exons ATGGAAACCACCGTTGTGGGAGACCTCATGGCGACCGAGCTGAGGCTTGGACTGCCGGGCACCGTCGACGACAGCTGCAGCCTGCAGAGCCAGGTGAAGGCGACGACGCCTAGGGGCAAGAAGCGCGCCACCACCGATGCCGCCGTggaggacgccgccgccgccgaggaggCAACAAACAAGCGTGACGACGCCGAGGCAGCACCCCCAGCAGCCAA GGCGCCCGTGGTCGGTTGGCCGCCGGTGAGGTCGTACCGGAAGAGCTGCTTCCAGCAGGCGatcagcagcaagcagcagGTCAGCAAGCAGGCGGCCAAAgatgaggcggcggcggcgtcgcccAGCTGCACGGCGCCATCCGTAGCCGCCGCGAACACCACCGccagcgtcggcggcggctcgtTCGTCAAAGTGAGCATGGACGGCGCCCCGTACCTGAGGAAGGTGGACCTGAGGATGTACAAGGGCTACAGGGAGCTCCGGGAGGCCCTGGAGGCCATGTTCGTCTCCTCCAACAGCGGCAGCGCCAACCTGTCCGAGTTCGCCGTCACCTACGAGGACAAGGACGGCGACCTCATGCTCGTCGGAGACGTGCCGTTCGA GATGTTCACTAGCACTTGCAAGAAGCTGAGGATCATGAAGAGATCTGAAGCCACAGGCCTGGGATCAGCGAGGCAATGA
- the LOC8062244 gene encoding protein OSB2, chloroplastic → MAILAVASPLKTLNPSQADHSRIRLSSSLLRLPLPVPRWRRLRCSAQYSEAAAAPPTSTTTPRPAEIPWSKELCNSVRLIGTVGTEVELRQLPSGSAVARGRLAVWKSATETTWVTLQFWDDLAIVASEHVKKGDRIFVSGRLVSDTVDEGPEKRHVYYKLAVQQLNFIESQPVRLYEPEASQDAPGGRRADYFNSTSNSTEDKNRDNMSSSRSTEELWQAFFANPLDWWDNRTNKKNPRYPDFKHKHTGEALWVDGRNNPNWVISQLAVLDSRMSSLQDNGRKPVSYMYADEFMTLDGNR, encoded by the exons ATGGCTATCCTCGCCGTCGCCTCTCCgctcaaaaccctaaaccctagccAGGCGGACCACAGCCGCATCCGCCTCTCCTCTTCCCTCCTCCGCCTTCCGCTCCCGGTGCCACGATGGCGCCGCCTCCGGTGCTCCGCGCAGTACagtgaggcggcggcggcgccgcccacGTCGACAACGACGCCGCGGCCGGCGGAGATACCCTGGAGCAAGGAGCTCTGCAACTCGGTGCGCCTCATTGGGACTGTGGGCACCGAAGTCGAGCTGCGGCAGCTGCCCAGCGGCTCCGCTGTTGCGAGGGGCCGCCTCGCCGTATGGAAGTCGGCCACCGAAACTACATG GGTAACTCTACAATTCTGGGATGATCTGGCTATTGTTGCCTCTGAGCACGTTAAGAAGGGTGACCGGATATTTGTTTCTGGACGGCTTGTGTCAGATACTGTTGATGAGGGGCCTGAGAAGCGGCATGTTTATTACAAG CTTGCAGTTCAACAGTTGAATTTCATCGAGTCCCAGCCAGTTCGATTATATGAACCAGAGGCAAGCCAGGATGCCCCAG GTGGAAGGCGTGCTGATTATTTTAACTCTACCTCTAATTCAACTGAGGATAAGAATAGGGATAATATGAGCTCTTCTCGATCAACTGAAGAGCTGTGGCAAGCGTTCTTTGCTAACCCTCTTGACTGGTGGGATAACAGGACAAATAAG AAGAACCCAAGGTATCCAGACTTCAAGCATAAGCACACTGGTGAAGCACTATGGGTTGACGGGAGGAACAACCCCAACTGGGTCATCTCTCAGCTGGCTGTTTTGGACTCAAGAATGAGTTCTCTGCAAGACAATGGGAGAAAACCAGTCTCTTATATGTATGCTGATGAGTTCATGACATTGGACGGCAATCGGTAG